From the Paenibacillus tianjinensis genome, the window AGCATCCATTCACCGGATGCCGGGTATCATTACCGCCGAAGCTGTCGCAGGTGCGGTAGAAGAGCTGGAGGCATACATAAACAGGCGGAGATGCGAACCCGCATCAGCAGTAAACGGGCGGGAAAAGAATCCTCAAGGTGAAGGAGCAAAGGCAACATGAGCATAGCAATTATAGGCGCTATGGAAGAAGAGGTAGCCCTGCTGCTGTCCAAGATGCAGGATGTAATTGAACTTCGGGCTGGCGGCGGCAAGCTGTACAGCGGAAGCTTGAACGGGCGGGAGGTGGTGCTGCTTAAGTCAGGTATCGGCAAGGTGAACGCAGCGCTGACAACAACACTGCTACTGGAAAGGTTTCACTGCGAATTAATTATTAATACCGGAGCAGCCGGCGGTCTGGGGGCAGGGCTGCAGGTCGGTGATGTGGTAATCGCGGAAGAGCTGGTCTACAGTGATGTGGATGCTACGGCATTCAGCTATGCTTACGGTCAGGTGCCGCAGATGCCGCAGCGTTATCCGGTTTCAGCCGGACTACTTGAGCTGGCGGTAAAGGTGATTCAGCGGGGCCAACGGCAGGAGCAGGTTGTTGCCGGCCTGATTACAACGGCCGACTCGTTCATCAGCCAGCCGGAGCGGGCCGATGAGATCCGCAGCAGATTCCCGGAAGCCCTGGCTACGGATATGGAAGGTACAGCGATTGCCCAGACGGCGTATCAGTTCGGTGTCCCGTTTTTGGCGGTCCGGTCGATCTCGGATATTGCCGGCGCCGGGGCTGCCGGCTTGTTCAAAGCTCACCTCGACCTTGCAGCGCAGAACTCGGC encodes:
- a CDS encoding 5'-methylthioadenosine/adenosylhomocysteine nucleosidase, yielding MSIAIIGAMEEEVALLLSKMQDVIELRAGGGKLYSGSLNGREVVLLKSGIGKVNAALTTTLLLERFHCELIINTGAAGGLGAGLQVGDVVIAEELVYSDVDATAFSYAYGQVPQMPQRYPVSAGLLELAVKVIQRGQRQEQVVAGLITTADSFISQPERADEIRSRFPEALATDMEGTAIAQTAYQFGVPFLAVRSISDIAGAGAAGLFKAHLDLAAQNSAEVVLEILSLYETQKA